The Ignavibacteria bacterium genomic sequence CGTGGCATAATAAAAATAAAAAACGGAACGGTAAGTCCTGCAATAATGGAATATGCAGCGGATAGTGATGCGCGTTTTTCTTCATTTTCAACGGAGGACCGGAGCGCAAAATACGCAGCGTATATAAGTAACAAAATAAATATCGAAGTTTGTCGAGGATCCCAATTCCAAAATGCTCCCCAATTAAATTTTGCCCATATTGCACCGGTAACTGTTGCAAGCGCGCAAAACATTAATCCTAATCCCGCCGCTGTTACGGATTTTATATCGTTGTCCAGATTTTTGGTTCGCAAAAACTGAACTGCATAAACTAATGAAGTGAGAAATGCAACAACACTTACCCAAGCGGTGGGAACATGAAAAAATATATTGCGCGCTTTTTCTTCTAAAGCCGGAATAATAGGAAATTCGTACCAATGCTGTGGCGAAGGCACCATCGGAAATGCAAATCCTGCGATAATGATGAATGTAATGAGACTACCAAGGAGGTATTTGAAAAACGTGTGTTGCAAATCTTTGAAAAAAAATATTGGTAAAAAAGTTGCGCTTTGTACTTGTATCGTCTTCCCCATCTATTCGCTAATCTTTCCAGATAACATCAAAAAGCAAATTGGCAATAATAAAAACGGTGATAAGATACGAAATTAAGATTTGAAAATTTCCGCTCGCTTCAGTGAACGTTGCTCCTTCGACTGCAAGTTTTGTAGCGTCTATTACAGTAACAAGTAAGGGAAGCAAAATGGGAAACGATAAAACAGGATAGAGAGTTCCCTTCGTGTTTGCCTTGGCAACAATCGCCGCAAGAAGTGTTGATGACACAGACAAACAGAATGTTCCCAATGCCATCGTAAGAAGAAAAATTGCATAATTGCGAATAAAAAATTCCGGCAGAAAAAAAAAGTAGAGAAGTACGGTAAATACATTCAGAGCCAAAAGTAGTACGACATTGAAAAATATTTTCCCGTTGATAATTGCAGAAGAATGCACGGAAAGTTGTAACAATAGCGTAGTTCCTCGTTCTTCTTCACTAACAAATGTCCGTGAAAGCCCCGACATACTCGCAAAAAAAACGACAATCCATAAAATTCCCGCAAGGATAAACGGCGACGGGTTTTCTGATTGAATGGCAAATATTATAATCGTAATCGTAGTAACAACAAACATCAATAACGCATTGAGCGCATATCGTGTTCGTAATTCGGAACGAACATCTTTTAAGAAAATAGCAATCGCTGACTTCACAATAAAAAAAATACCTTTGTCCAAATGAACTGAACAAAGGCAATAACGGTAAAAAAATTATTACAAGATGAACACAAAACCTGTGGAAAATCCGATGCCCCCGATGTTGATATCTTTCAATTTTCGGGCTTGCGTGTCTGTTGCATTGTCATCAAAACGAAAACCTTGAACCGTTGCAAGCGAAATTTCTCCATTGACGAAAAAAGCAAGTCCATCATCGGGAAGTATATAACGGATTCCTCCTTCGAATGCTAATCCGAAATATGTGTTATAAGTTTTGTGTTTTGGGGGAAATTCCTCTTTCCCGGTAACTGCATCGTCAATCGTTTTTTGAAATTCCGTCGCTGCTCCATAATACCCGAAACCAACGCTCGCATACGGATACACGTTTCCATTCGGTTTGAAAAAATATTTCGGACCAATGGTAACAACATTTTGTTCCCACGCTGCTTTGATTGTCGTTTTGTCTATCGTGGGTTCCGTTCCTTCTTGAATTGTTTTACTTGCTTTTGTAGAAAACGTTTGATATTTGATTTCTATGTTTAAACTATTCATTACGTTAAAGTCTGCTGTTAAGCCATAAATTCCGACATTACTCGTTTTGAAAATAGAATCAAA encodes the following:
- a CDS encoding ABC transporter permease, coding for MGKTIQVQSATFLPIFFFKDLQHTFFKYLLGSLITFIIIAGFAFPMVPSPQHWYEFPIIPALEEKARNIFFHVPTAWVSVVAFLTSLVYAVQFLRTKNLDNDIKSVTAAGLGLMFCALATVTGAIWAKFNWGAFWNWDPRQTSIFILLLIYAAYFALRSSVENEEKRASLSAAYSIIAGLTVPFFIFIMPRITAGLHPGSAGDSQGKGPLFESKAMATNMRVLFYVSSLAFVALFYWIWNLRVKTERLLLHVHENVSS
- a CDS encoding ABC transporter permease, producing MVKSAIAIFLKDVRSELRTRYALNALLMFVVTTITIIIFAIQSENPSPFILAGILWIVVFFASMSGLSRTFVSEEERGTTLLLQLSVHSSAIINGKIFFNVVLLLALNVFTVLLYFFFLPEFFIRNYAIFLLTMALGTFCLSVSSTLLAAIVAKANTKGTLYPVLSFPILLPLLVTVIDATKLAVEGATFTEASGNFQILISYLITVFIIANLLFDVIWKD